One stretch of Candidatus Bathyarchaeia archaeon DNA includes these proteins:
- a CDS encoding HAD family hydrolase: MPTIKAVITDYIGTLTNVQYYTMGASMLKLYNALVDSGFQMDQQEFLDAYGVAHEKYRLVRFGECREVTNAVWVAEALRSLGFEVTAADPRMNAALDVFFQEYIDSLELRPYAEQLLRQSAETCKLGLVSNFTYAPVVFNSLKQLGISRYFDVVVVSGDCGWRKPHGQIFRDALRLLEVGTQEAVFIGDSPMEDIQGALAVGLRTVFVQSQFFGLKELEASGQKPNFVMADLEEISRRFAEITA; encoded by the coding sequence TTGCCCACAATCAAAGCTGTTATAACCGACTACATTGGCACCCTAACAAACGTGCAGTACTACACCATGGGCGCCTCCATGCTCAAACTTTACAATGCGTTAGTGGATTCTGGTTTCCAGATGGACCAACAAGAGTTTTTAGATGCTTACGGCGTGGCACATGAGAAGTACCGTTTGGTCCGCTTTGGCGAATGTCGGGAAGTTACCAACGCTGTTTGGGTTGCAGAGGCGCTGCGCAGTTTAGGGTTTGAGGTGACTGCTGCGGATCCGCGGATGAATGCGGCGTTGGATGTGTTTTTTCAGGAGTACATAGATTCGCTTGAGCTACGCCCGTATGCTGAGCAGCTTTTGCGCCAAAGTGCAGAAACATGCAAGCTGGGTTTGGTCTCCAACTTTACCTACGCGCCTGTGGTGTTTAACAGCCTGAAGCAGTTGGGGATAAGCCGATACTTTGATGTTGTTGTGGTTTCGGGGGATTGTGGATGGCGGAAACCTCACGGGCAAATCTTTAGGGATGCATTAAGGCTGCTGGAGGTTGGGACGCAGGAGGCAGTTTTTATTGGGGATAGCCCAATGGAGGACATTCAGGGAGCTTTGGCTGTGGGTTTGAGAACCGTGTTTGTTCAGTCCCAGTTTTTTGGGTTAAAGGAACTGGAAGCCAGCGGGCAGAAACCCAATTTTGTCATGGCGGATTTGGAGGAAATCAGCAGAAGATTTGCAGAAATCACCGCGTAG
- a CDS encoding amidophosphoribosyltransferase, translating to MDLVPKLKSSAIQEWFRRLPGHIGIANVRYTTSGKCDEESIVQGTQPMTAESGGIKLAVSFNGNIVNTQQLLQEITQQFPNFSCACDSDLVCTKLLIELKSGKDFPAAVKATMLSLDGAFSVIGITGEGTLFAFKDPHGIKPLCAGHSPDEKTFVFSSETVSLDINGFKRDFELEAGELVIATKDGFKRQQLIENPKKAFCAFEFAYFARPDSRFNGKYVYEIREDFGRNIVKEFPEIAKDADIVVSVPETGDDPAMGVHEESGLRWERASRRHRYVTERAFILLNNERYSTIDRKVNILSSKVEGKRVIVTEDSVVRGDTTKVVIEKLRRSGAKKVYMFVTFPRIIGPCFYGIDMSTYGQLIGSKHTEEEIAKIIGADAVCYQSIENLVKASGCTKDELCLGCITGKYPTPLAQKVADEMKQKFLHGFVEKGRIYEEGNEATTT from the coding sequence TTGGACCTTGTTCCTAAACTGAAATCCAGCGCCATCCAAGAATGGTTCAGGCGACTGCCAGGACACATCGGCATCGCCAACGTACGTTACACCACCTCAGGAAAATGTGACGAAGAATCCATCGTGCAGGGCACACAGCCCATGACGGCGGAGTCAGGCGGCATTAAACTGGCGGTTTCCTTCAACGGAAACATCGTCAACACGCAGCAGTTGCTTCAGGAAATCACTCAACAGTTCCCCAACTTTTCATGCGCCTGCGACTCAGACCTGGTCTGCACCAAGCTGCTGATTGAACTGAAAAGCGGCAAAGACTTCCCCGCAGCAGTCAAAGCCACCATGCTCAGCTTAGACGGCGCTTTCTCGGTGATTGGCATAACAGGCGAAGGAACCCTGTTTGCGTTTAAAGACCCCCACGGCATAAAACCTCTCTGCGCAGGCCACAGCCCCGACGAGAAAACCTTTGTTTTTTCTTCTGAAACCGTCAGCTTGGACATTAACGGGTTTAAGCGTGATTTTGAGTTAGAAGCTGGTGAATTGGTCATAGCGACCAAGGATGGTTTTAAGCGGCAACAGCTTATTGAAAACCCAAAGAAGGCGTTTTGCGCTTTTGAGTTTGCCTACTTTGCCCGACCTGACTCGCGGTTCAACGGCAAGTACGTCTACGAGATTCGAGAGGATTTTGGCAGAAACATCGTGAAAGAGTTCCCGGAAATCGCCAAAGACGCCGACATCGTAGTCTCGGTGCCTGAGACCGGTGATGACCCCGCAATGGGGGTGCATGAAGAGTCAGGGCTGCGATGGGAACGCGCCAGTCGGCGGCACCGCTACGTCACCGAGCGCGCCTTTATTCTGCTAAACAACGAGCGGTACTCCACTATAGACCGCAAAGTGAACATCCTCAGCTCCAAAGTTGAGGGAAAACGCGTCATCGTAACCGAGGACAGCGTCGTACGCGGCGACACCACCAAAGTGGTCATTGAGAAGCTGCGCAGGTCAGGCGCCAAAAAGGTGTACATGTTTGTCACCTTCCCCCGCATCATCGGACCCTGCTTTTACGGCATCGACATGTCCACCTATGGGCAGTTGATAGGCTCCAAACACACTGAGGAGGAAATCGCCAAAATCATCGGCGCCGACGCCGTCTGCTACCAATCCATTGAGAATTTGGTGAAGGCGTCAGGCTGCACGAAGGATGAGCTTTGTTTAGGGTGCATCACGGGCAAGTACCCGACGCCGCTGGCTCAGAAAGTAGCTGATGAGATGAAGCAAAAGTTTCTGCATGGGTTCGTGGAGAAAGGACGCATCTACGAGGAAGGCAACGAAGCCACCACCACGTAG
- a CDS encoding phosphoribosylamine--glycine ligase, producing the protein MEKIGVLVVSYGAREAAMVDALSRSPNYKVELYVTDKQRNPFNVEKAAKHVVIPDLNVEAICKFAQANKDAIDFALVGPEKPIIEGARDQIEEQTGIPVICPKQEYAIEVSKVQQRLLFQEIAPEANPRFKVFEPKDYKGTEEVKTAVYRWLDELDNQAVVKPDRPTAGKGVGVWGDHFTTREQLFEHFMSNFQYGTVIVEEKIDGEESSFMAFCDGKHLAVLPDTRDHKRAFDDDRGPNTGGMGSYKDTQDVLPFMTAADRENELSIAQRIFQHWVSKMPDPSAVRGVPLYLAFMHTAKGPKILENNSRPGDPEIMNILPILKDDFVDVCFGMLEGTLNRVDVEKAATVLTYKVPPSYGGYLEVFPSKVNNAEIGEPVDLSAAYGLSRKFGDEIRVYPGSMELRDGKTYALKSRVVGVLGVGDSIEEARAVSFEGINAIKGGALWNRSDVASKQTIANSIRHMQQLRA; encoded by the coding sequence ATGGAAAAGATAGGTGTACTGGTTGTTTCGTATGGTGCCCGAGAAGCCGCCATGGTTGACGCCCTGAGCCGAAGCCCAAACTACAAAGTCGAATTATACGTTACCGACAAGCAACGCAACCCCTTCAACGTAGAAAAAGCAGCAAAACATGTGGTTATTCCTGACTTGAACGTGGAGGCAATTTGCAAATTCGCCCAAGCCAACAAGGATGCAATTGACTTTGCTCTCGTGGGACCTGAAAAACCCATAATTGAAGGCGCCCGCGACCAAATTGAGGAACAGACAGGCATCCCCGTCATCTGCCCCAAACAGGAATACGCCATCGAAGTCAGCAAAGTCCAGCAACGCCTGCTTTTCCAAGAAATCGCGCCTGAAGCCAATCCGCGGTTTAAGGTTTTTGAGCCTAAAGACTACAAGGGCACCGAAGAAGTGAAAACTGCCGTTTACCGATGGCTAGACGAGTTGGACAATCAAGCCGTCGTTAAGCCCGACCGACCAACCGCAGGCAAAGGCGTGGGGGTCTGGGGCGACCACTTCACGACGCGGGAGCAGCTGTTTGAGCATTTCATGTCTAACTTTCAGTATGGCACCGTCATAGTCGAGGAGAAAATTGATGGGGAAGAATCCAGCTTCATGGCTTTCTGTGACGGAAAACACCTCGCCGTCTTGCCCGACACACGCGACCACAAACGCGCCTTCGACGACGACCGCGGACCCAACACGGGCGGCATGGGCAGCTACAAAGACACCCAAGACGTTTTGCCCTTCATGACAGCGGCGGACCGCGAAAACGAACTCTCCATCGCGCAAAGAATTTTCCAGCATTGGGTCTCAAAGATGCCTGACCCCTCCGCTGTTCGAGGTGTACCACTGTATTTGGCGTTCATGCACACCGCCAAGGGACCTAAGATTCTTGAAAACAACAGCCGCCCAGGCGACCCCGAAATCATGAACATCCTGCCCATTTTGAAGGATGATTTTGTGGATGTCTGCTTTGGGATGCTCGAGGGCACGTTGAACCGCGTGGATGTGGAGAAAGCCGCGACGGTTTTAACTTACAAGGTTCCGCCCAGCTACGGCGGCTACTTGGAGGTTTTCCCCAGCAAAGTCAACAACGCCGAGATAGGCGAACCAGTGGATTTGTCAGCGGCTTATGGGCTGTCCCGCAAGTTTGGCGACGAAATCCGCGTCTACCCCGGCAGCATGGAGCTTCGCGACGGCAAAACTTACGCGCTCAAATCCCGTGTGGTCGGCGTTTTGGGCGTAGGCGACTCCATTGAGGAAGCCAGGGCAGTCAGTTTCGAAGGCATCAACGCCATCAAAGGCGGCGCCCTCTGGAACCGCAGTGACGTTGCGTCAAAGCAAACCATCGCAAACAGCATCAGGCACATGCAGCAGCTGAGGGCGTAA
- a CDS encoding formylmethanofuran--tetrahydromethanopterin N-formyltransferase codes for MGNSDEIKAPVEDTFAEAFEGIFCRIAVTADDERTLRAAAEDATSTPSVVIGRVEGGIERYLTKKETPDQRLGAILQFWAEINPKKTFPETLKKFEAELSYRIRQDILVKPFTAVFDWLPEAEGKLDMMERVGHCGDGYEYVEKRYGRKVIVVPLMVPDFIIERHIGYAHGVTGGNFWLMCENKHAMMKAGDRALEAIHRVAGVVTPFDVCSAGSKPETHFPLIGPTTNHLYCPSLKPKLGDASKVPDGVKYIPEIVVNGTSMDAVKAAMKAGIEAARTVKGVVLVSAGNYGGKLGKYQIRLLELVQ; via the coding sequence TTGGGAAACTCGGATGAAATAAAAGCGCCTGTTGAGGACACATTTGCAGAAGCCTTTGAGGGCATTTTTTGCCGCATAGCCGTCACCGCAGACGATGAACGCACCCTGCGAGCCGCGGCGGAAGATGCCACGTCCACGCCCAGCGTCGTCATTGGCAGAGTTGAAGGCGGCATCGAACGCTACCTCACCAAGAAAGAAACCCCCGACCAACGCCTCGGCGCAATTCTACAGTTCTGGGCAGAAATTAACCCCAAAAAAACCTTCCCCGAAACCCTCAAAAAATTCGAAGCGGAACTCAGCTACCGCATCCGCCAAGACATCCTCGTCAAACCCTTCACCGCGGTCTTCGACTGGCTGCCCGAAGCTGAGGGTAAGCTGGATATGATGGAGCGGGTGGGGCACTGCGGCGATGGCTACGAATACGTCGAAAAACGCTACGGCAGAAAAGTCATCGTCGTTCCCCTTATGGTACCTGACTTTATTATCGAGCGCCACATTGGGTACGCGCATGGCGTTACGGGTGGGAATTTTTGGTTGATGTGTGAAAATAAGCATGCGATGATGAAGGCGGGCGATAGAGCGCTTGAGGCGATTCACCGCGTCGCTGGGGTAGTGACGCCGTTTGATGTGTGCTCGGCGGGTTCTAAGCCTGAAACACATTTTCCGCTGATTGGCCCCACCACAAACCACCTTTACTGTCCGTCACTTAAGCCGAAGCTTGGCGATGCCTCCAAGGTGCCCGACGGCGTCAAATACATTCCCGAAATCGTCGTCAACGGCACCTCCATGGATGCAGTAAAAGCCGCCATGAAAGCAGGCATCGAAGCCGCACGCACAGTCAAGGGGGTGGTGCTGGTTTCGGCGGGCAACTACGGCGGCAAACTGGGCAAGTACCAAATCCGCTTGCTGGAGCTGGTGCAGTGA
- a CDS encoding carbohydrate kinase family protein codes for MSRFDFVGFGALNVDKLFKVKRIAHAEEESFVQMHEEACGGSAANTAVGLARLGCKAGFIGKVGDDREGNLLTQDFRRESVDTSGIVRAEYGESGTVMGFVDEAGQRALYIHSGVNDSIAPEEIRGEYVSGARFVHLTSFVGEKSFRTQKQLIQKLPPEVRVSFDPGALYAQKGYSQLEPIISKTYLMMPNARELQRITGKKTPEEGAAFLLDKGVKVVAVKLGGEGCYVTDGTENHTTPAFKVSAVDTTGAGDAFNAGFLYGLLNGKALQECGRLGNFVASRCVTKMGARTGLPYKRDLESLG; via the coding sequence GTGAGCCGCTTTGACTTTGTGGGGTTTGGCGCGCTCAACGTGGATAAGCTTTTCAAAGTGAAGCGCATTGCGCACGCGGAGGAGGAGAGTTTTGTGCAGATGCATGAGGAAGCTTGCGGGGGCTCTGCAGCCAACACCGCCGTGGGCTTGGCGCGGCTCGGATGCAAGGCTGGCTTCATCGGCAAGGTGGGCGACGATAGGGAAGGCAACCTGCTCACACAGGACTTCCGCAGGGAAAGCGTTGATACGTCGGGCATTGTTCGCGCGGAGTATGGTGAAAGCGGCACGGTGATGGGATTTGTGGACGAGGCGGGGCAGAGAGCGCTTTACATTCACTCAGGAGTTAACGACTCCATAGCCCCCGAAGAAATACGTGGCGAATACGTTTCGGGGGCGCGGTTTGTGCATTTGACATCTTTTGTGGGCGAAAAAAGCTTCCGAACCCAAAAACAACTTATTCAAAAATTGCCCCCCGAGGTCAGAGTCAGCTTTGACCCCGGCGCGCTCTACGCACAGAAAGGCTACAGCCAACTTGAACCAATAATATCGAAAACTTACCTCATGATGCCCAACGCCAGAGAACTCCAGCGTATCACAGGCAAAAAGACCCCCGAAGAGGGCGCAGCTTTTCTCTTGGACAAAGGCGTCAAGGTGGTGGCGGTAAAGCTTGGCGGCGAAGGTTGCTACGTGACCGACGGCACAGAAAACCATACGACCCCTGCCTTCAAAGTGTCCGCGGTGGACACGACAGGCGCAGGAGACGCATTTAACGCAGGCTTCCTCTACGGTTTACTGAACGGCAAGGCGCTGCAAGAGTGCGGCAGGCTGGGCAACTTTGTTGCGTCCAGATGCGTGACCAAGATGGGGGCCCGCACTGGGTTACCTTACAAGCGGGATTTAGAGTCGCTTGGCTAA
- the purQ gene encoding phosphoribosylformylglycinamidine synthase I — MKLNEVRVLVMRVGGTNCDAETQRALQALGVQAETRHLNEVIKAQNLMDYHALVFPGGFSYGDYVRSGAIFARMLSAKLGKDLHKFIDAGRPILGICNGFQILVEEGLLPGFEGVSLYPEASLANNIPQGFKCEWVYLKNANHGKCIFTNKIPQNAVLRMPIANGEGRFLLPKEKEAQLLQKLLDEDMVVLRYCHKNGADANGEYPANPNGSLHDIAGVCNREGTIFGLMPHPERAFYWWQQPDWTAQQAMPQYGDGKLIFESLIDHLAKKL; from the coding sequence ATGAAGCTTAACGAAGTTCGCGTCTTGGTTATGCGGGTGGGCGGAACCAACTGCGACGCCGAAACCCAACGCGCCCTCCAAGCCCTTGGCGTGCAGGCAGAAACACGACATCTTAACGAAGTCATAAAAGCCCAGAACCTGATGGATTACCACGCGTTGGTTTTCCCTGGGGGCTTTAGCTATGGCGACTACGTCCGCTCAGGCGCCATATTTGCACGTATGCTCTCGGCTAAACTAGGCAAAGACCTGCACAAATTCATCGACGCGGGCCGTCCCATACTGGGCATATGTAACGGCTTCCAAATTCTGGTCGAAGAAGGCTTACTGCCCGGCTTTGAAGGCGTCAGCCTGTATCCTGAGGCGTCTTTGGCAAACAACATTCCGCAGGGCTTCAAATGCGAATGGGTCTACCTCAAAAACGCCAACCACGGCAAATGCATCTTCACAAACAAAATTCCCCAAAACGCGGTTCTGCGCATGCCCATCGCCAATGGGGAGGGCAGGTTCCTGTTGCCTAAAGAAAAAGAAGCCCAACTGCTCCAAAAACTACTCGACGAAGACATGGTTGTGTTGCGTTACTGCCACAAAAACGGCGCCGACGCAAACGGCGAGTACCCCGCCAACCCCAACGGCAGCTTGCATGACATCGCAGGCGTCTGCAACCGCGAAGGCACAATCTTTGGTTTAATGCCCCACCCTGAACGCGCATTCTACTGGTGGCAGCAACCTGACTGGACCGCCCAGCAGGCGATGCCGCAGTACGGCGACGGAAAACTCATCTTCGAAAGCCTAATTGACCACTTAGCCAAAAAACTCTAA
- the purL gene encoding phosphoribosylformylglycinamidine synthase subunit PurL — MSLYIRSNTAFTMHEAKLEAATDQELMEVSNEQGLGLSLGEMRQVQAYFRAQGRNPTDVELQTIGQTWSEHCYHKTFKGKIRFEDGKEVESLFKTYLAKATRELAPKWCVSVFEDNAGIVSFDKGYGIAAKVETHNHPSAVEPFGGAATGVGGVIRDVLGVWADPIACTDVLGFGPLDYDYNKLPAGVKHPKYVYRGVTAGVGAYGNNMGIPTVNGAIYFDESYTGNVVVYCGCIGLLPLNKYKKEAQAGHVLVVAGGKTGRDGIHGVTFASAELTEKSEEVSRPAVQIADPIEEEKVKRAMMEIRDRELASATTDLGGGGMSSSVGETAERYGCGVTVDLDTVPLKYAGLAPWEVYVSESQERMLIVVPPENLKAVQAVFEKEDVDATAIGTLTAEKRLVLRYEGKTVADLDMEFLFQPLKSEKIAKIEKVKLKEPTLAEPADLTQTLMQLLSAPNIASKESVVRSYDHEVKGNTAIKPLHGDYGGPNDAAILKPLDNSWKGVSISCGMNPNYGKIDAYHMATSAIDEAIRNNVAVGGQRIALLDNFVWGNPEKPERLGSLVRACEACYDMATAFRTPFISGKDSLYNESPLGPVTPTLLITAVGVVPDVRSAVSMDLKAQGDLVYVVGKTYAELGGSEYYRLHGFLGKSVPKVHATQARKTYYAMTKAIRQGAVKAVHDLSEGGLAVAASEMALASDLGMELDLCKVPSDGVGRDDFLLFSESNSRFLVEVDPKNEAAFEALMKGKVYAEIGKVTKTPKLKITGLKGSTAIDASVADLRAAWKRTLSREA; from the coding sequence ATGAGCCTCTACATCCGCAGCAACACAGCCTTCACAATGCACGAAGCCAAACTCGAAGCAGCAACCGACCAGGAACTCATGGAAGTCAGCAACGAGCAGGGTTTAGGGCTCAGCCTTGGTGAGATGCGGCAGGTTCAGGCGTATTTTCGGGCGCAGGGACGCAACCCAACCGATGTGGAACTACAGACCATCGGGCAGACATGGAGTGAGCACTGCTATCACAAGACGTTTAAGGGCAAAATCCGCTTCGAAGACGGCAAAGAAGTCGAGAGTCTCTTCAAAACCTACCTCGCCAAAGCCACCCGGGAGCTTGCGCCCAAATGGTGTGTAAGCGTGTTTGAAGACAACGCGGGCATCGTCAGCTTTGACAAGGGCTACGGCATCGCGGCAAAGGTGGAGACGCACAATCACCCCTCAGCGGTGGAGCCGTTTGGCGGCGCAGCCACAGGCGTGGGCGGCGTCATCCGCGACGTGCTGGGCGTCTGGGCAGACCCCATCGCGTGCACCGACGTTTTAGGTTTTGGACCCCTAGATTACGATTACAACAAACTGCCCGCGGGAGTGAAGCACCCCAAATACGTCTACAGGGGCGTCACCGCAGGCGTGGGAGCTTATGGCAACAACATGGGCATCCCCACCGTCAACGGCGCCATCTACTTTGACGAATCCTACACAGGCAACGTAGTTGTCTACTGCGGATGCATTGGGCTACTGCCTCTTAACAAGTACAAGAAGGAAGCCCAAGCAGGACACGTTTTGGTGGTAGCCGGCGGCAAAACAGGACGCGACGGCATCCACGGCGTCACCTTCGCCTCTGCCGAGCTCACCGAAAAATCCGAAGAAGTCAGCCGCCCCGCAGTGCAAATCGCCGACCCCATCGAAGAAGAAAAAGTCAAACGCGCCATGATGGAAATCCGCGACCGCGAACTCGCCTCAGCAACCACAGACTTGGGCGGCGGCGGCATGTCCTCCTCAGTCGGGGAAACCGCAGAGCGGTACGGTTGTGGGGTGACGGTGGATTTGGATACGGTACCGCTAAAGTATGCGGGGTTGGCGCCATGGGAGGTCTACGTTTCCGAATCCCAAGAACGCATGCTCATCGTTGTTCCACCAGAAAACCTAAAGGCGGTACAAGCGGTCTTTGAGAAGGAAGATGTGGACGCCACCGCCATCGGGACACTTACCGCCGAAAAACGGCTGGTCCTGCGTTATGAGGGCAAGACGGTGGCAGATTTGGACATGGAGTTTTTGTTTCAGCCGCTGAAAAGCGAAAAAATCGCCAAAATCGAGAAAGTCAAACTTAAAGAACCCACACTCGCTGAACCCGCAGACCTCACTCAAACTCTAATGCAGCTTTTGTCCGCGCCAAACATTGCCAGCAAGGAAAGCGTGGTGCGCAGCTATGACCACGAAGTGAAGGGCAACACGGCGATTAAGCCCCTGCATGGCGATTACGGGGGACCCAACGATGCTGCAATCCTTAAGCCGCTGGACAACTCTTGGAAAGGCGTCTCAATCAGCTGCGGCATGAACCCTAATTACGGGAAGATTGATGCGTACCACATGGCAACCTCCGCCATAGACGAAGCCATACGCAACAATGTTGCTGTGGGCGGACAACGAATTGCGCTGCTGGACAATTTTGTGTGGGGCAACCCTGAAAAACCTGAACGCCTCGGCTCACTGGTGCGGGCATGCGAAGCCTGCTACGACATGGCGACCGCTTTCAGGACGCCGTTTATTTCGGGCAAAGACAGCCTATACAACGAGTCCCCTCTGGGTCCCGTGACGCCCACGCTGTTGATAACTGCGGTCGGTGTGGTTCCTGATGTCCGCTCAGCCGTGTCCATGGACCTCAAAGCCCAAGGTGACCTGGTCTACGTTGTGGGCAAAACCTACGCCGAATTGGGCGGCTCCGAATACTATCGCCTCCACGGCTTTCTGGGTAAATCGGTGCCCAAAGTCCACGCCACCCAAGCACGAAAAACCTACTACGCCATGACCAAAGCCATCCGCCAAGGCGCCGTCAAAGCAGTCCATGACCTGTCGGAGGGTGGGTTAGCGGTGGCTGCGTCGGAGATGGCGCTGGCAAGCGACTTAGGCATGGAGCTTGACCTATGCAAGGTGCCTTCTGATGGTGTGGGGCGGGATGATTTCTTGCTGTTCTCGGAATCCAACAGCCGCTTCCTTGTAGAAGTTGACCCCAAAAACGAGGCAGCTTTCGAGGCGTTGATGAAGGGCAAGGTTTACGCGGAAATCGGCAAAGTCACCAAAACACCCAAACTAAAAATCACAGGGCTCAAAGGCTCCACCGCCATAGACGCTTCGGTAGCGGATTTGCGGGCAGCGTGGAAACGTACCCTGAGCAGGGAGGCTTAA
- the purS gene encoding phosphoribosylformylglycinamidine synthase subunit PurS, producing MNYFAKIEVSLKPGHSDPEGNTTQHLLRELGYTVDAVNVSKVYSLQLEAASKKEAKAKAEEMAKRLLANPTKDNYTIAVEEQK from the coding sequence ATGAACTACTTTGCCAAAATCGAAGTCAGCCTCAAACCAGGTCACTCTGACCCCGAAGGTAACACCACCCAGCATCTTCTGCGAGAACTTGGCTACACAGTAGACGCTGTCAACGTGAGCAAAGTTTACAGTCTCCAGCTTGAAGCCGCTTCCAAAAAAGAAGCCAAAGCCAAAGCGGAAGAAATGGCAAAACGGCTTTTAGCAAACCCAACCAAAGACAACTACACAATCGCCGTTGAGGAGCAAAAATGA
- the purM gene encoding phosphoribosylformylglycinamidine cyclo-ligase, with protein MPKTYTYTEAGVNRQQRHESKKALRLLHETYRFSRFGPVMHLPYSNIFQFSQDTWLDLTIEGVGTKVLLAQLAGRYDTIGVDAVAMAVNDVIRSGATPLAISDNIHAHASSPDLVTQWLEGIVDGATRSECPVVSGEIGDVAEIINGIRDGVGFDMIVAAVGEVKQEQIITGYGIKPNDAIIGLPSSGLHSNGITLARKILLKQWGGKYQLGEEPAGLEGEIVAEMLKPTKIYVHPFLKLAESVKVKAAVHITGDAYTKFGNLSAYSKGIGFAFDNFKPQPIFGLIQQTARDLGYVISDEEMFTTFNMGWGFGIIVAQEDCDRALDILKKAGAKPEQIGKVTDKPQITVHHEGKMLVLA; from the coding sequence ATGCCTAAAACCTACACTTACACCGAAGCAGGCGTCAACCGCCAACAACGCCACGAATCCAAAAAAGCCCTCCGCCTGCTCCACGAAACCTACCGCTTCAGCCGCTTCGGCCCCGTCATGCACCTACCCTACAGCAACATCTTCCAATTCTCCCAAGACACCTGGCTAGACCTAACCATCGAAGGCGTAGGCACCAAAGTTCTTCTTGCACAGCTGGCGGGCAGATACGACACCATCGGCGTCGATGCTGTGGCTATGGCAGTTAACGACGTAATCCGTTCAGGAGCCACGCCCCTTGCGATTTCAGACAACATTCACGCGCATGCCAGCAGCCCCGACCTTGTGACGCAGTGGCTAGAGGGCATCGTGGACGGCGCCACCCGGTCGGAGTGCCCCGTGGTCAGCGGCGAAATCGGCGACGTCGCCGAAATCATAAACGGCATCCGCGACGGGGTGGGCTTTGACATGATAGTTGCCGCCGTCGGCGAAGTCAAACAGGAACAAATCATCACGGGCTACGGCATCAAACCTAACGACGCCATAATCGGCTTACCTAGCAGCGGACTGCACAGCAACGGCATCACGTTGGCAAGGAAAATCCTGCTCAAGCAGTGGGGCGGTAAGTACCAGTTGGGCGAGGAACCCGCGGGGCTTGAGGGGGAAATTGTTGCCGAGATGCTCAAACCCACCAAAATCTACGTCCACCCCTTCCTGAAGCTGGCAGAATCCGTCAAAGTTAAAGCCGCCGTCCACATCACGGGCGATGCCTACACGAAATTTGGTAACCTCTCCGCCTACTCAAAAGGTATAGGGTTCGCGTTTGACAATTTCAAGCCGCAACCAATCTTTGGCTTAATCCAGCAAACCGCCCGCGACCTAGGCTACGTCATCTCAGACGAGGAAATGTTTACGACTTTCAACATGGGCTGGGGCTTTGGCATAATCGTAGCCCAAGAGGACTGTGACCGCGCTTTGGACATCTTGAAAAAGGCAGGCGCCAAGCCCGAACAAATAGGCAAGGTAACCGATAAACCCCAAATAACTGTCCATCACGAGGGCAAAATGCTGGTTTTAGCATAA
- a CDS encoding SagB/ThcOx family dehydrogenase, translating into MSDDFGDVFQKNTKYHRDRSFGHALSWSTKPETYKTYPVKQVPLTIDFDTKSKARLPFLEALKSRQSERGFSNEPLRLSELAFLLWTSTGIRKEAHGIGFRTVPSAGALYPIETYVAANNVDELPQGLYHYNILGNALEELKLGAFGDAIARSALGQEMCSDAAAVFVWTAVFARPKWKYRQRAYRYVYIDAGHIAQNLALSATSLGLGTCQIGAFYDDELNSLFELDGETESVIYLSVVGQPLK; encoded by the coding sequence ATGTCGGATGACTTTGGCGATGTTTTTCAAAAAAACACAAAATACCACCGCGATAGGTCGTTTGGGCATGCTCTTTCTTGGTCCACCAAACCTGAAACCTACAAAACATACCCCGTAAAACAGGTACCCCTCACAATTGACTTTGACACTAAATCCAAAGCCCGCCTGCCCTTCCTCGAAGCCTTGAAATCCCGCCAAAGCGAACGCGGCTTCTCAAATGAACCCTTGCGGCTCTCGGAGCTTGCGTTTCTTTTGTGGACAAGCACGGGCATCCGAAAAGAAGCCCACGGGATAGGGTTCCGCACTGTTCCATCCGCGGGCGCCTTATACCCCATTGAAACTTACGTTGCAGCCAACAACGTGGATGAATTGCCTCAGGGATTGTACCACTACAACATTCTGGGGAACGCGCTTGAGGAACTAAAACTGGGTGCCTTTGGAGATGCTATCGCGCGGTCGGCTTTGGGGCAGGAGATGTGCAGCGATGCCGCCGCGGTTTTTGTTTGGACCGCCGTGTTTGCGCGTCCTAAATGGAAGTACCGCCAACGCGCCTACCGATACGTCTACATAGACGCCGGACACATAGCCCAGAACCTTGCCCTATCCGCCACCAGCCTCGGTTTAGGGACCTGCCAGATTGGAGCGTTCTATGATGACGAACTCAACAGCCTCTTCGAGTTGGATGGGGAAACGGAGAGCGTAATCTATCTTAGTGTGGTGGGACAACCGTTAAAGTGA